A genomic region of Gossypium hirsutum isolate 1008001.06 chromosome D01, Gossypium_hirsutum_v2.1, whole genome shotgun sequence contains the following coding sequences:
- the LOC107921660 gene encoding uncharacterized protein encodes MEAIMELSTYKEYYDESKRGLCTVVYLGASATQPLSRDPRIIKENKRWKYPQWEFIKINFDGAYNESQNRSASSIVARDSEGKVLLSCSEIHDDISSAFAAEAIACWKAVQVGVEKGWQSLIFEGDSLAIIKKCSTKGQDRSMVGAYIYDIQQKIHGLNNIRFQHTPRSANNLAHILATETLRRREEIYLEMGVPEYAEDQTRYDGVSEPD; translated from the exons ATGGAGGCTATCATGGAACTATCTACCTACAAAG AATATTATGATGAATCAAAGCGAGGACTTTGTACAGTGGTTTACCTGGGTGCTAGCGCAACTCAACCCTTGTCAAG AGATCCgagaataataaaagaaaacaagagATGGAAGTACCCACAGTGGGAGTTCATCAAGATCAACTTTGACGGTGCATATAATGAGAGCCAAAATCGGTCAGCTTCAAGTATTGTGGCCAGAGATTCGGAAGGAAAAGTTCTTTTATCTTGTTCAGAAATCCACGATGACATATCATCTGCTTTTGCTGCTGAAGCAATAGCCTGTTGGAAAGCAGTCCAAGTAGGAGTTGAAAAGGGATGGCAGTCACTCATCTTTGAAGGAGATTCCCTCGCAATAATCAAGAAATGTAGCACAAAGGGTCAAGATCGATCAATGGTAGGGGCATACATTTATGATATCCAACAGAAAATACATGGACTAAATAATATCAGATTTCAACATACACCAAGATCTGCAAACAATCTTGCACATATTCTTGCAACAGAAACGCTAAGAAGAAGAGAGGAAATATACCTGGAAATGGGAGTTCCCGAGTATGCTGAGGATCAAACACGGTATGATGGGGTGAGCGAGCCAGACTAG